One Arvicanthis niloticus isolate mArvNil1 chromosome X, mArvNil1.pat.X, whole genome shotgun sequence genomic window, atgatgtaagccttacaggcgtctatagcgtggatagcacgtgcaccgtgtaccttgcaggcgtggataccacgtgtgccttacgggcatgtatggtgtagatagcacgtggacagcacgtgaaccgcatgccttgcaggcgtggataccacgtgtgccttgtagctgggggcagtaaacagcaaaacataatatgttggatatcagagtgtgatcagctgttgtaggctgctgaaaaacaagtctcacgtcagggtatatggcttgagatggctgcaaagctgatagctgctttctgctaaaagtcggctcccaacagccacGCTCCTGTACATTTCCAAATGTCCTCCCTCACAAGGGATAGAGCTGAACAAAGAACATTTAGGCCTACTAGAAGAGCTGTCCAGCTATTACTTAACAATTTGCAGATAAAAAAGAATGTATGACTGTACCAAATGTTGTCATAAAACTACTTCATCAACTATATTTCCCAAATTGCATAGCCCTGAGACCCACTAGAGGCACTCGTTGAAAAATGATTCCCCAGTTCAATGTGTAAATCTTACTGTATAGATTGGAGTGggagtccaaaaaaaaaaaaaaccctctatccTTAGTTAAGTACTCCAAGTAAATACTTCGTTTATATTAGGTGAGAAATCTGTTTAGCCATACATACTGATTTAGCGAAAATTCACTACTCCCAACTGTGACACATGAAAATTCTGATACTGTGTCTCTTACATAGTTGTAAATATCTGAATTTGAATAATTCTATTATCTAAGGTATTCTATAAGTCACAGTGATTTTAAATCGAATTTCCTCTCTTTACCAGAATTATAGCTTGAGACACGTTCCacaaagcctgtgtgtgtgtgtgtgtgtgtgtgtgtgtgcgcgcgcgtgcgcgtgttGTATGCATCATATTTAAAGCAGATTCTTCTAGTATGGGATGTGTTTTTCTGGAGGGCCTCATACACGCTATGTAAGCACTCTACGAATGAACCATATACCCAGCTCACGTAGTTAATGTTTCTAAATGCTGTGTGGGcgccagtggggaaaaaaaaaaaaaaaaaaaaaacgaagccGCAGAAAGGCGTCTCCAAGCTCCAAGACTTCTCATTATCCTAGCCCCACCCCCGATGACGTACACGAGCTTAGCCCCGCCCCGCGGCACGCCGCTTACGCAGCGTCTCTCGTGCCACAGCCGTTCAGTCAGACTGTTGGCCCTCCCCCGGGCCAAACGCTAGGCGGGAACCAACACGGTGTGGTTCGCAGCAGGATCCGCGGCGCTTTTCGTCCAGGTGCTTCCGGCGCCTACCGGACGGAGGCGGGCTCGGTCGTGGAGCCGCTCTCCCACGGAAGTGTGCTTTAGCGCACCGGAAGCCACCTCAGGGGGTGAGCCATGGCGGGTTTGCCAGTTAGAGACCCTGCGGTGGATCGTTCTCTGCGTTCTGTATTCGGTGAGAGGGTTTCTTGGTCAGGGAGGGACGTCCCCTGAGGTCCCCCATGTGGAGCGGCTGTTGGGAGGGCGTGCGGGTTTGCTGCTGTTCTTTGGCACTGCAGCCTGGCGTACTCGTGGGCAGACGAGATTCCCCGCCCCCGCcatctttccccccccccccccactccgtCTCCTAGGTACCCAGAGGTTTCCCGCAGTGTGATTCAGGGAGGAATCTAGCGTCTGTCTTCTGCGTTTTTCCCCTTCATGATTCTCAGTTATTTTTTAGGAGAAAAGGTGCGTGGAAACAGAGCGTCCCTGTTCCGTGCTGGTTCTCCTAGCCCAAAATACAGATTTTATTCTGAAGCCACCGACCCCATAATCCACCTCCCGCCCTCTCATAAACGTGTAATAATGGCTTGCTTTTTACTTGTAACGTTTCATCCAACCATAGTGGTAGCGGCCACCTGGCATCTTGAGGTGGGTtgcgaatgaatgaatgaatgaatgaatgattaaaGCTCAGGGAGATTTCAGAGGAGCGAGACTAAGCAATTCTTAGGGTTTAAATGAGTTATTTCTAAAATACGTGTATTGCTTTTAAAGCACGTTTGGGGCCAGTAGAACTGCTtcgaattcaaggccagcctaggttacctCATAAGACCAGGCAgagctacataacaagactctttctcaaaacaaaaataacaagaaataaacaCTATTTGAAAGAGACATGACAAAATGGTCTCTTTATTGTGAGAATCTTAAAAAGCACAGAATAATCTTTAAACATCCTCTGCTGTATTCATGGCTTTTCCTTTCTAAGTGTATGTATACATGGAAATACAGACATAATCCTCTGACTGTTAAGGGCTTTGAGTAAATAACAGtgcttaattaaatattttattttcagcacAGTTAGGGAAAACCTTTTATTTGTCATACCAGTGCAAGAACTATTtaaaagacacatttttaaatttagtctCTGGCTCATTTCCCTTGTTACAAGATCTGAAAAGATACAGTGGGAGTGGGGTTTTTAGAGAACACTGTTCAGTCAGTTATTTCGTATGGATTGATGCAGATAGAAAACCTACTATTCACTTGCTCACTCAAGAGCTCAGTTACTGTCCCAGAATTTTAATGTGTTGTCTCTTCTTTAGTGGGAAACATTCCTTATGAAGCTACTGAAGAACAACTGAAGGACATCTTCTCTGAGGTTGGGCCTGTTGTTAGTTTCAGGTGAGATCCTCTTTCAGGAGTCTTCATTGTGAGAGTGTTAAAAAGCACAGATTTTTGGATAGATGCACATGCTCTATAATTCATATCTAGTCTTGCCTAAAagatttctttcattaaaaatgtttccAAACCAAGAAAGCAGAGTTGGAAAGGTATCTTACTGTAGACTAAATTAGAACATAGCAGTGTTAGCaggaagcctgtgtgtgtgtgtagcatttgTTCCTAATACTTGGTTTTGGTCTTCAGATTGGTATATGATAGGGAGACAGGAAAACCAAAGGGTTATGGCTTCTGTGAATACCAAGACCAAGAGACAGCACTTAGTGCCATGCGGAACCTGAATGGGCGTGAATTCAGTGGGAGAGCACTTCGAGTGGATAATGCTGCCAGTGAAAAGAACAAAGAGGAACTGAAGAGTGAGTATAAAGCCAAGTCATATGCATTAAAAGTTAGTAAAGATGAGCAGGTGGAAGCTTTgcattttcagatattttagaAGGTGCTGAGGTGATTAGCTGAATGAATAGCTTCTTAGGACCTGAGGTGCCTGAGGGAGGGATGTCTATGTTTAAGAAACTTGGCTTTAGTGATCCTTCTGTTCCTTAGGAGTTAATTTCCAGTTTAAGGGAAATGCAGGTCTACTAAACCCATCAGTTACTTCTCTGTGTTGCCAGATTAGTAACAGGTGGTGGATACTAAAGACATTTCCACAAATTCTCTGTTGAAATTAATCACCTTTGTCGGTTTCAATGCTTTTCTTCTTGAAGTGACttatcaaagaaataaataatgacaTTATTACTGTCATAGCTTTCCACTAAGAACAGAAGATATACCCTCACTTTCCTTCACAGAAAGGAGATTTTCAAGTGGCCCAGCTCCAGAGAGTTCCAAGTTATTGGTTGGTGCTCACAGTAGCCCTAGAAAATAGATACTTGACGTGACTTGGGTTGTTACTTTACCATCCTAACTTTCTTATACTTTCTTCCTAATCAGGCCTTGGCACTGGTGCACCTGTCATAGAGTCACCTTATGGAGAAAGCATCAGCCCTGAGGATGCTCCTGAATCCATTAGCAAAGCAGTTGCCAGTCTTCCACCAGAACAGATGTTTGAGCTGATGAAACAAATGAAGGTGGGAAGAGACATTAGAGTATAAACAAAATCTTTTAGATCAGATTTTCAAGGAGTTAATGGATATAATTTCCGAAGCTTAAATAGTTGATTCTGTAAACATCATTTCTTTCACATTTTGTACACAGGGGTATTTTTATCCATAAGTGGACCTGCCCAAACCAGCTGTTTCTGTGTCCTCTGTAGATGTTAAATTGTAGTGTTTTCCCTAAGTggtattattacattattataaatACCTCTTCTTCTTGCCTGCCATAGCCAAAATTGTGTATTCAATGTCAAAATCAGTGCTAAAATCACCAACATGGTGTCATGTGCCTGTAGTCCCAccacttgggatgctgaggcagaagggtcacaGTGAATTAAAAACCAGAATGGGaaacatgagacactgtctcaaaaagaaaaccagtAGTAATTCAGAGGGGATGAGATTCTTAGCATTGAATCTGAAGGTGAATTTTCTTATCTTCTCAGCTTTGTGTCCAGAATAGTCCCCAGGAAGCAAGAAACATGTTGCTTCAGAATCCACAGCTGGCTTATGCTTTGCTGCAAGCACAGGTAGTGATGAGAATAGTGGATCCTGAGATTGCCCTGGTGAGTGTTTCTGGTTCTTGTATAGAACTAGCAGGTTTATCTTTGGGATAGGAACTGTCCGTTTGGCTTGTTAAACAGACATCTCATAGatatattttttcactttttagaAAATTCTGCATCGCCAGACAAATATCCCAACGCTGATTTCAGGCAACCCTCAGGCAGTCCATGTTGCCGGGCCTGGTTCAGGACCCAATGTTTCAATGAACCAGCAGAATCCTCAGGCCCCTCAGGCTCAATCTTTGGTAGGGCTTTattccacatttttaaaatctgtcttaaaatgttattttctttctaggAAACTATTGAGAGAAGAAGAAGCAGGATTCGGAGATGGTAATTAAATTTTCAGGCATAAAAGCAATTTCCAGATTGCAGAGCATATGCCACCTGAAAGAATGTAGATTCAGTTCCAGGATAATAAAACAAAGAGATCCTTTCTGTAAACCATTTTCTAATAAGCTAATTTTTGTGGGTGTGTTTATCTACCACTGGTTATCACTTCAGTATCTTACATGTAATCTCATTTAGTCCTCATAGCAGCAAAATGAAGTAAGAACTCTTACTGTCTCCATTTTTAGCAgtaacaaaggaaaaaacaacatGTTTAAAAGCATGATTGTCACGCTGGAGACCTAAGAAATTGATACATCTAAAGATAACATGTGCAGAAGGTActtctaaataaatgaatacttgCTCATGCTCAAAGATGTCTATTGCTCTATGATAATAGCAAATATTGGAAACATAGGAAATGTTCATTAATGAAAAGTGGAGAAACTTTGGTCTATCTATCCAATGGGCAACTCTAAGTAAACTACATATATCAATaggaatgacttttaaaaatgtaatgccAAACAGGATTAAAGGTAGGCTAGAATATGTGGTATCAACAGAGATAATGTCTAACACTGTAAAGAAAGTAAAACTTAACACTGTACAGAAAGTAAAACTACAGAAACCTTTTCTATATGGATGTGGATATCAGCATAAATTCTCAACCTGTTAAGTGAACTGCAAAACTagtatgatatataataatagatacattttaaagatttgttttattctatgtgtatctGTTGTATGCCTCACGCTGTGGGCCTGCAGTGTGAGGAGGCCAAATTGGAGTTATAAACCATTTTGtgtttccatgtgggtgctgggaaccaaacccaaaccctctgcaagagaagcaagtgtttTTCtaaacattgagccatctctccagctcaaatgtaaacattttaaacatgtatAAGAATTCTGAATAGCCATTTCTGAATAGTAGAAAAAATACATGGTATAACTGAAGAAAACCACACAGATTGTGTTTATAGCTCTATTTTTCATAAGCAAAAAAGCCTATAAATTAGTAAAAAtctaacaaacagaaaaaaactatCAAAATGAGTAGTGAGCATAAACagctcacaaaactgaaaataaagcaTACAAcctcaaaattaaataaacaaataaaagctaaaataagccaccatttttttttttaccattttcaGATGGGCAGAAGTAAATAATGTGGATTAATCCAATGAATGGTATAGGGCAAGGATTAGTAAAGTAAACATTTTCTTAAGAAATTCAGATAGTAAATTATTTGGCTTTATAAGCTATATGATCTCTGTAACAATGAGATATGTAAAATGTGATTGTATTCTAGTAAAACTTCACTTACAAAGCTACTGATAaaaacaggcatggtggtacatacctataatctcagcacttggaaggtaaagGTGGGCAGATCAGAGTTcagggttatccttggctacctaGCAAAATTGAAACCAGTCTAGGCTATTTGAGACACTGcttcacaaaacaaacagaaaggctGGGGTCTATGAAATGGTTCAgaaagtaaaggtgcttgctatcaagcctgacaacctgagttcaatccttgggacccacattgtggaaggagagaatataTTACTGCAAATTGTCCTCAATTGTGCCATTAGTATACAGACATATACTAGAAGGATGGATGGACgctaacaagatggctcagtagatgaaGGTACTTGTTGCCATGCCTGACAATGAGTTCTATCTCTAGGAGCCACATAGTGGGAAAAGGGAACTtacacaagttgtcctctgatctatgACTTCCATATGCATGCTGCTATGTATATGCAAACAGAAGATACTTGAGAAAAAAACTtatagatagggtctcactatatagctttggctgttctgCAACTCACTGTATATAGACCAGGCAGTCTGTTTTACTCAGAAAtctatctgtctgcctcctgagtgctgagattaaagatatatGCCACTATGCTTAgcttgagatagatagatagatagatagatagatagatagatagatagatagatagatagataactggTTACAAGTTTAGCCAATTTGGTAATGCTAGCTAGCACTTTAGGGGCAGGGgcagctggatttctgagtttcaagaacaaaaagaagagaattcaACCAATGAGCAGTAGTTATCAGCTCCTGTCCTAAATAAGAATTTTATAGAAATGGAAAGTTAACTACAACTAAAAATGCAACTGATCTAAAAGCAGAATCATAAGTGTCAAACTTTGGATCTGAACATAGTCTAATCTCATAACCTGTTTTAACTACTTCCTGTAcaatttccccttttctcttttaattttgatTACAGTGAACACatacctgatttttaaaatatccattcgACTTTAATTGAAGTGTTTTGCTCTAattgttgtatttttaattactgtTGTAAACCTATACATTGAACCTTGGAGGAAAATAATGGTGCATACAGACAAGTGCAAAACTAAAGCTTCAAACATCCACCGGAGGTCTTGAAATGTGTCTATGCAGAAAGCAAGGTGCTAATATATTtcgctctcttcctctcccatcacCACTCACAGTGATGAGTTTAGGCATGAATATGTAAACCAATCACAATTCCTTTAGATTCATACTGTTTTGGACCTCTATGTTACACTGTACACAGACTGCAGACTTACAGAAAGAGGGTTCTACTGAACTCAGACTCTAAACTTTGTTTTTGGTGTTCATGCATTCGATTTTTTTGGAACTGTCTTCTTTACAGTTCTTTACATTCCAAAGACATGCATAGTTCTCTAGGGAATGCACCATGAAAAaatttcattcctttctctcAGGCAATTTAATTTATCATTAAAAAGTTCACTACCGTCCTCAAAAAAGTTACACCCAAGGACAGGAGTTATTAAAACTTGAACAAATGAAAATGCTTTTTCATCTTAAAAGTGTAGAATACCAGCAAGTTTTTTGAAGTCTCAGTCCCTTTTGTGTCCTGGGtattaaagcatttttttcaggttttcttttttttctctctcaccaTTTATCCAGTTTACATCCCAGTTGCAGTCCCCCATCTCTTCCTGGTTCCCCCTCACAtatcccctttcttcctccccttctctgggaGGAACCCCTGGGTACCAatctaccctggcacatcaagtcactataTAAGGCATTTTTAACTTATTGTTATGCACCAATTAATAAAGTCAAGAATGGGTTATTTGCTGCCTTGCCACATGAACAAGACATGATTATCCGTCTCTGTATTATGCATATGCTCTATCTTAACTACTCTCACACAAACAGGCTCAAGATATTACAGTTTGCTTCTGTGGGACTCAGAATATGTGATGAAACTGTTATAGAAGACATATACAAAAAGGATGTTTGGCAGACTATTGCAACTACCAATATTAAGAGAAACTTAAGGCCATAGACTAAATGTTTTGGAGTCTCTGCAGAGACATGCTCAATACTTGTTTTTCTCTTGCTCAGGGTGGAATGCATGTCAATGGCGCACCTCCTATGATGCAAGCTTCTATGCCAGGTGGAGTTCCAGCCCCAGTGCAGATGACAGCTGCTGTAGCAGGACCTGGCCCTGGTTCCTTAGCCCCTGCAGGTAACTTGCAGTTAGAGTCCTTACCATTCTGTTACTTTGCTGAGGTTTTATAGTAGTAACTGCTGAAGTGCAGCCAATTATTTAACAATAGGATCTtggtataaaataaatgtatagctATAACATGTATTCTAGGCTGAGGAAACTAgatgatttcttcttttatatcgtttttaagacaaggtcttgctctgtagctggGACTGGCCTCAAATGTGCAATCCCCCTATTTGAGGTACCCACACGCTTGGATTAGAGGCATATGCCACCAGTCATAACTGAATAAACTCTTAAGTGAGACAAGTGGGCTGCTCACACACTTGGATGTCATAACAGTGGCAAATGGCCATAGACATTGCTAAATATCTGTTCTCTGTTTCTGTACTTACATTGTCGTGAAATACTAACATGCAGGTTATTGGTCAGTACCTTCTCTGGACATGATGAATAACCTTGTCCTTGTGAATAAAAAACAGCTATATATGCAGATATTCAAGCTGAATAGACACATATTCAAGGACTAATGGGATCAACAAGTTCCACTATTTAGAAAAAGCCATACATCTTTTGGCTGCAGAATACATTCCCCTATTCCAAATGTCCATGGAACCCTTAAAAAGAAGACCACATGCCATAAGTTAAATTTAACAAAAGGCAGTGGAGATTTTTACAGATCACATTGTCTGATTTTAAaccaataaaattagaaataaataattaaaaggtGAGTGGAAAGAAATCTTGCCTTGGAAAATTAAGGAACATACTGTAgctatttaaagaataaaaattaaaacaaaaaataaatacttagggctggagagatggctcggtggttatgaacactgactgttcttctagaggtcctgagttcaattcccagcaaccacatggtggctcacaaccaccttcagtggggtctgatgccctcttctgatgagcaatggtgaatacctaaaataaatcctaaaaataaataaatatttatatttcatacaaACAAGTATGAGAAATAGTAAAGGTGGTacctaaagaaaaaatgaatattctTAAATACTCATTAACTAAAAAGGACTAAAAGTAACTAAAAAGGAATTCCATACTAGTTCTagttaattagaaaaataataaaccacAAGACACCTAAAAGAGGAAATTAATGCAgatgggggtatagctcagtgttAAAGCACTTGTTTACAATGTGCAAAAAGCCCCatgttcagtccctagcaccagTCGGAGAAATATTGTTATCAGAACAATGCTCTCCTAAAAGAGAACCAAAAGACAAAAATTGAGCATACCATAAAATTTAACTTTCATAGAATGTTTTGGAGTTTATAGTATTTATATTTGTGAATTCATTAAAACTTCATGGGGATTTTTGAGTTGTCCTACAGATCTCTTTGAAAATTGGTAAGAAGAGGGAAAACAACCTATAGAAAAGTACAGGAAGAAACTATTTTAAGAGCTTCATAGAAAAGCAAAGCCAGATGGCCAATACAGCAGCCTTATTCATGGTAACAATAAAGTGCCACTTACACCCCTCAGTGCCAAGTTTCAAAGTAGAGGACAATATTTGTAAAGAAATTTGTACTTATACATCACTGGTAGAAATAGGATGGTTTTCAGCCTTTCAAGAAAGTAGAATAACATGAAAGATTTATATATTCTGACCAAGGTATTATGTTGTTccgcgtgcctcccgtgtcccctccgcccgtggaagagagacacgtgagacagtattcgggtatcaccacagcgaggctttaatctgtatcagcagacgtgaaagaccgtggaaggggcaaagacaggaagaggcacagcttaaatacaccctagagtgacgtattcacttctgattggctgttcactcatcacccaatattacacctcagattggccagtgactttggcgggctttctgcctttttgcacctgcgcagttagttatttacttgtggaggacacgatgcccgcgccatcttggaatggcgcatatatcaccactgaccatggcttcctacatTATGTGATGATTTCTTTATGTGGGAAATCATACTCCTAATACCTTCTGTTGCCTTTTCCTCAGATCCTAAACCTTTGTATTGTGTTGGTGGTTGGTCTGTATTTAGTGGAATGGAACATTATTGCCAAAAAAGCTTTGAAATCATTTAGCAGTTATATTCAGACTTTAATCTGTGTTAGAATCACCTGAAGGGCCCTATAAAATGCAGATTGATAGTCCCTGCTGCCAAACTATAATTTAACAGGTTTGAGGTTCAGAACCTGTGAATTTTCAggttttgcatttttttgttgttactgataCTGATACGGCTTGTCTAGCTGGGGACCACTTTCTGAGGACTACTATTTAGAACAACTtgttcattttacagataaggaagcCAGGATTATAGACCTTTACTGAGTCACTTGCTCAGAATCACAGGTATATAATATAGCAAGAGCTGGGATAGCATCCAGTTCTTTGGGTATTTAATCTATAACTTTTAGTGCTTAGCATGTTCAATCAAATAGGGACAATGTGATATGTACTTTCTATTTTAAGGAAGTATTAGTGAACTACAAACAAATCTGCTTGCCTTTTATCCCCATGCAGCAGCTTTTAGTGCACAGATGATACTTTTGTAACCTGACTTCAAAAAATCAGTATAACATCCTAATTGCAATACAcatgaaaagtaaaagaaaattaacttattaaaaattaatatgtaaatgtCCATGTATGGTTAGAAAACAAAATAGGTGTTTACATCTGTCCCATGAGTGTAAAAACTAAAACTGTAGACAGTTACAGTGATGATTGCTTTGGTATTACAAACACCACAAAGACTATTGATGTGGTTTTCCTAAATAGtgaaaaatcatattaaaattcttaaaacaaattgcAGTCTCCGTAATTTACTCAGTAGTTGCATTTCTGGTAAAGTCAGTGAATATATACTAGAATAGTGCATATAACTTCTGTGTTTACAAATAAAACAGACTCAGTCTCTAGGTTGAGATGACAACAGACAGCTTTTCCTTTGTATGAATGTTGAATGAGACATTTGAATGTTTTATCAGACACAAGATCAGCCTTGATTTTGTAGAATTGTATCATCCTTTGTAGGGCACCTAGTATCCCTGACACCACTTCATTCAGTGCATCTATGTCCCCAAAAGTTTTGCCAACTAAATAATATACccatacatttataaaatatcctATGAGTGATACTGCCTTCCATGAGTATAGGTAAGAGGTGTTATTTTCTTGTATTAAAGGGATTTCTGCTACAATTTTGTTAATTGTGATGAAACATTCCTTCTAAACTCACTTGTTACTGAAGTGTGACATATACTGACAAACTTCAACTGTTGCTCATGGCATTGTTGAATGGTAGTCCTCACCATTCATCAGAACTTTCTCCttgtggggaaagggatgacatttGTAAACTCAGCcactgttgttggtttttttctacAGGTCTAATTTACAGTTTTTTCCCTGCCCTTTATTTTCTAGGAGTTATGCAAGCCCAAGTTGGAATGCAAGGAGCTGGACCAGTGCCCATGGAACGAGGACAaggtaaatattaatatatagaGACTAGACATGGAAATGTTTCATATCTGCACTGTCTAATGTGTCAGCCACTAATCACCAGTGGCAATTTAAAGATTACgttaattaaaattaagttcAAATTAATCATAAAAGCCAAATACTCTGATTTCCTgggcacaatgattacattccaGGTGTTCAGTAGCCACATGTGCTAATGAAGACCACACTGGACATTGCAGATGTAGAATGTTTCTATATTTACCAAACTTCTATTGGTTCAGACTTTCCATAGGAGATCCAGCGCCTAACTCTACAAGATTTATGATGAGGCAAATGCATACTTTGTTTCCTGATAATCTATGGTCATGGTCTCACTCAATTTGTGAATAGCTATTTACTTtgtaagaaatttaaataatgagcATTTAGTATATGATTGGGTCTGTAGATGATAAGATGTAAGTCCCATAGCAAACTGTGAGGAAAGCGGAGGTCTATAAAACATAGTTATAAAGTGTCTCCTGTActgtgacaaaacaaaacaaaaaacactg contains:
- the Cstf2 gene encoding cleavage stimulation factor subunit 2 isoform X5; translated protein: MAGLPVRDPAVDRSLRSVFVGNIPYEATEEQLKDIFSEVGPVVSFRLVYDRETGKPKGYGFCEYQDQETALSAMRNLNGREFSGRALRVDNAASEKNKEELKSLGTGAPVIESPYGESISPEDAPESISKAVASLPPEQMFELMKQMKLCVQNSPQEARNMLLQNPQLAYALLQAQVVMRIVDPEIALKILHRQTNIPTLISGNPQAVHVAGPGSGPNVSMNQQNPQAPQAQSLGGMHVNGAPPMMQASMPGGVPAPVQMTAAVAGPGPGSLAPAGVMQAQVGMQGAGPVPMERGQGTLQHSPVGPAGPASIERVQGDAPNDPRGGTLMTVTGEVEPRAYLGPPPPPHQGPPMHHVPGHEGRGPPPHDMRGGPLAEPRPLMAEPRGPMLDQRGQPLDARGGRDPRGLDARGMEARAMEARGLDARGLEARAMEARAMEARAMEARAMEARAMEARAMEARGMDTRGPVPGPRGPMPSGIQGPNPMNMGAVVPQGSRQVPVMQGAGMQGASMQGGSQPGGFSPGQSQVTPQDHEKAALIMQVLQLTADQIAMLPPEQRQSILILKEQIQKSTGAP
- the Cstf2 gene encoding cleavage stimulation factor subunit 2 isoform X6, with the translated sequence MAGLPVRDPAVDRSLRSVFVGNIPYEATEEQLKDIFSEVGPVVSFRLVYDRETGKPKGYGFCEYQDQETALSAMRNLNGREFSGRALRVDNAASEKNKEELKSLGTGAPVIESPYGESISPEDAPESISKAVASLPPEQMFELMKQMKLCVQNSPQEARNMLLQNPQLAYALLQAQVVMRIVDPEIALKILHRQTNIPTLISGNPQAVHVAGPGSGPNVSMNQQNPQAPQAQSLGGMHVNGAPPMMQASMPGGVPAPVQMTAAVAGPGPGSLAPAGVMQAQVGMQGAGPVPMERGQGDAPNDPRGGTLMTVTGEVEPRAYLGPPPPPHQGPPMHHVPGHEGRGPPPHDMRGGPLAEPRPLMAEPRGPMLDQRGQPLDARGGRDPRGLDARGMEARAMEARGLDARGLEARAMEARAMEARAMEARAMEARAMEARAMEARGMDTRGPVPGPRGPMPSGIQGPNPMNMGAVVPQGSRQVPVMQGAGMQGASMQGGSQPGGFSPGQSQVTPQDHEKAALIMQVLQLTADQIAMLPPEQRQSILILKEQIQKSTGAP
- the Cstf2 gene encoding cleavage stimulation factor subunit 2 isoform X4; the encoded protein is MAGLPVRDPAVDRSLRSVFVGNIPYEATEEQLKDIFSEVGPVVSFRLVYDRETGKPKGYGFCEYQDQETALSAMRNLNGREFSGRALRVDNAASEKNKEELKSLGTGAPVIESPYGESISPEDAPESISKAVASLPPEQMFELMKQMKLCVQNSPQEARNMLLQNPQLAYALLQAQVVMRIVDPEIALKILHRQTNIPTLISGNPQAVHVAGPGSGPNVSMNQQNPQAPQAQSLGGMHVNGAPPMMQASMPGGVPAPVQMTAAVAGPGPGSLAPAGVMQAQVGMQGAGPVPMERGQVPMQDPRAAMQRGALPTNVPTPRGLLGDAPNDPRGGTLMTVTGEVEPRAYLGPPPPPHQGPPMHHVPGHEGRGPPPHDMRGGPLAEPRPLMAEPRGPMLDQRGQPLDARGGRDPRGLDARGMEARAMEARGLDARGLEARAMEARAMEARAMEARAMEARAMEARAMEARGMDTRGPVPGPRGPMPSGIQGPNPMNMGAVVPQGSRQVPVMQGAGMQGASMQGGSQPGGFSPGQSQVTPQDHEKAALIMQVLQLTADQIAMLPPEQRQSILILKEQIQKSTGAP